In the genome of Acidobacteriota bacterium, one region contains:
- the rplF gene encoding 50S ribosomal protein L6: MSRIGKKPIPVPQGVKVEIVGNLVKIQGPKGKLEQPLPPGITMEQKDGQLLAIRPSDDEAALHGLARALVNNAVEGVTKGWTRELEIVGIGYRAELKGKGTVVFSLGYSHPIEYPLPSGIDVAVDPKQTKLSITGIDRQKVGQVAAEMRSLRPPDPYKNKGVRYAGERLKKKVGKTGAK, encoded by the coding sequence ATGTCTCGAATCGGAAAGAAACCCATCCCGGTGCCGCAGGGCGTGAAGGTCGAGATCGTCGGCAACCTGGTGAAGATCCAGGGCCCGAAGGGCAAGCTCGAGCAGCCGCTGCCTCCCGGCATCACGATGGAGCAGAAAGACGGGCAGCTGCTTGCCATCCGCCCCAGCGATGACGAAGCCGCGCTGCACGGACTTGCGCGCGCGCTCGTCAACAACGCCGTGGAAGGCGTGACCAAAGGCTGGACGCGTGAGCTCGAGATCGTCGGCATCGGCTATCGCGCCGAATTGAAGGGCAAGGGCACGGTCGTATTCTCGCTGGGATATTCGCACCCCATCGAGTACCCGCTGCCTTCCGGCATCGACGTCGCTGTCGATCCGAAGCAGACCAAGCTGAGCATCACCGGCATCGATCGCCAGAAGGTCGGCCAGGTCGCCGCCGAGATGCGCAGCCTGCGTCCGCCTGACCCGTACAAGAACAAGGGTGTGCGCTACGCCGGCGAGAGATTGAAGAAGAAGGTCGGCAAGACGGGCGCGAAGTAA
- the rpsE gene encoding 30S ribosomal protein S5: MTKRLDAGQFNLKDQVVAINRVTKVVKGGKNLSFAALVVVGDPSAGVVGYGSGKAKEVPQAIRKGIEAAKKNLVRVHLSSTTIPHASLGRFGAGMVLLKPAPEGTGVIAGGAVRAVMTSAGVQNVLTKSIGTANPHNVIKATFDALKKLRDKKAVAALRGKQVEEL, encoded by the coding sequence GTGACGAAGAGACTCGACGCCGGCCAGTTCAACCTGAAAGATCAGGTCGTGGCCATCAATCGCGTGACCAAAGTGGTGAAGGGCGGCAAGAACCTGTCGTTCGCCGCGCTGGTCGTCGTCGGCGACCCCTCCGCCGGCGTGGTCGGCTACGGTTCCGGCAAAGCGAAAGAAGTGCCGCAGGCTATCCGCAAGGGGATCGAGGCGGCGAAGAAGAACCTGGTGCGCGTGCACCTGAGCTCCACCACCATCCCGCACGCCTCGCTGGGACGGTTTGGCGCCGGCATGGTGCTGCTCAAGCCTGCGCCTGAAGGCACGGGCGTGATCGCCGGCGGCGCGGTACGCGCGGTCATGACCTCCGCGGGCGTGCAGAACGTGCTCACCAAGTCCATCGGGACCGCCAACCCGCACAACGTGATCAAGGCCACCTTCGATGCGCTCAAGAAACTGCGCGACAAGAAGGCCGTTGCTGCGCTGCGCGGCAAACAGGTCGAGGAGCTTTAA
- the rpsH gene encoding 30S ribosomal protein S8 yields the protein MSLTDPVADFLARVRNAILAKQQKVDVPASKLKLEIARILKEEGYIANFKGTEEEGRKLIRVYLKYGANNEPTMSQLARISRPGCRVYVGRNEIPRVLGGLGINILTTPKGVMTGRQARREGVGGEVLCEIY from the coding sequence ATGAGTCTGACCGATCCGGTCGCAGATTTTCTGGCTCGCGTACGTAACGCGATCCTGGCCAAGCAGCAGAAGGTTGACGTTCCCGCTTCGAAGCTGAAGCTCGAGATCGCCCGCATCCTCAAGGAAGAGGGTTACATCGCGAACTTCAAGGGGACGGAAGAGGAAGGGCGCAAGCTCATCCGCGTCTACCTGAAGTATGGCGCGAACAACGAGCCGACGATGTCGCAGTTGGCGCGCATCTCGCGTCCCGGCTGCCGCGTCTACGTCGGCCGCAACGAGATCCCGCGCGTCCTCGGCGGGTTGGGGATCAACATCCTCACCACCCCGAAGGGCGTGATGACCGGCCGCCAGGCGCGCCGTGAAGGTGTGGGCGGCGAAGTGCTGTGCGAGATCTACTAA
- the rpmD gene encoding 50S ribosomal protein L30, translating to MVETKHVETKKRSAKAPTGTIRIKWVRSAIQAPVKHKKVVKGLGFTRLNQIVEREDTPSIRGMVNKIPHLVEIVQ from the coding sequence ATGGTCGAGACCAAGCACGTCGAAACGAAGAAGAGATCGGCGAAGGCGCCGACCGGCACCATCCGCATCAAGTGGGTGCGTTCCGCCATCCAGGCCCCGGTGAAGCATAAGAAGGTCGTCAAGGGCCTGGGCTTCACGCGGCTGAACCAGATCGTCGAGCGCGAAGACACGCCCTCGATCCGCGGCATGGTCAACAAGATCCCGCACTTGGTCGAGATCGTGCAGTAA
- the rplR gene encoding 50S ribosomal protein L18: protein MIPQREKNVIRKRVHVRIREKMAGTAERPRLNVYRSLNHIYVQLIDDLSGKTIVSASTNEKAETKGAKSKGSKKAGGNVASAKAIGKLIADRAQAKGVNNVVFDRGGYIYHGRVKALADAAREAGLKF from the coding sequence ATGATCCCGCAAAGAGAAAAGAACGTGATCCGCAAGCGCGTGCATGTGCGCATCCGCGAGAAGATGGCGGGCACCGCCGAGCGGCCGCGGCTGAACGTCTATCGCTCGCTGAACCACATCTACGTGCAGCTCATCGACGACCTGTCGGGCAAGACCATCGTCTCTGCCTCCACCAACGAGAAAGCGGAAACCAAGGGCGCGAAGTCGAAGGGCAGCAAGAAAGCCGGCGGCAACGTGGCCAGCGCCAAAGCCATCGGCAAGCTCATCGCCGACCGCGCCCAGGCGAAGGGCGTGAACAACGTGGTCTTCGATCGCGGCGGCTACATCTACCACGGACGCGTCAAGGCCCTGGCCGACGCGGCCCGTGAAGCAGGACTGAAGTTTTAA